The Populus nigra chromosome 14, ddPopNigr1.1, whole genome shotgun sequence genome has a segment encoding these proteins:
- the LOC133672857 gene encoding protein SCO1 homolog 2, mitochondrial-like, translating to MPISRFLSFSSKYRPRQALNLLQRLGPSKRVQSSNLSKSTRQNNRKLDGRLVEQVQVEPRVPRSYAIPAAILGFAGLAAFVHYNDERRAVPKGQGSDRGNVKGPTIGGPFSLINTEDKVVTGKDFLGNWVLLYFGYTSSPDVGPEQLKVMAKAINTLESKANLKVLPVFVTLDPQRDNPSHLRAYLKEFEPRIVGLTGSVGAIRQMAQEYRVYFRKIEEEGEDYLVESSHDMYFINPNMEVVRCFGVEYNAEELSEAIQKELKRTSA from the exons atgccCATTTCTcgctttctttccttttcctccaAATACCGCCCAAGACAGGCTCTCAATCTGCTTCAAAG GCTCGGTCCATCTAAGAGGGTTCAATCGAGTAATCTTTCAAAATCAACAAGACAGAATAACAGGAAGCTGGATGGTCGTCTTGTAGAACAAGTACAAGTCGAACCACGGGTTCCTCGCTCCTATGCCATT CCAGCTGCTATACTCGGATTTGCTGGATTGGCAGCTTTTGTGCATTATAATGATGAGAGGCGAGCAGTTCCAAAAG GTCAAGGCAGTGATCGCGGCAATGTCAAGGGTCCGACTATTGGTGGTCCGTTCTCCCTAATTAACACAGAGGATAAAGTAGTTACTGGGAAAGACTTTCTAGGAAATTGGGTCTTGCTGTACTTTGGCTACACATCCTCCCCTGATGTTGGGCCTGAGCAACTGAAAGTGATGGCCAAGGCCATAAACACATTAG AGTCTAAAGCGAATCTCAAGGTTTTGCCAGTGTTTGTCACACTTGATCCTCAGCGTGACAATCCCTCGCATCTTCGTGCTTACCTTAAAG AGTTTGAACCAAGAATAGTAGGATTAACAGGATCTGTGGGTGCTATAAGGCAGATGGCACAAGAGTACCGTGTTTATTTCAGGAAAATTGAAGAGGAAGGAGAAGATTATCTTGTTGAGTCTTCTCATGACAT GTATTTCATCAATCCAAACATGGAGGTGGTAAGATGCTTTGGCGTCGAGTATAATGCAGAGGAGCTATCAGAAGCAATACAAAAGGAATTGAAGAGAACCTCGGCttga